AGGAACGACCAGTCCCCCTCTTGCAACTTGCAGAACGCGGACACGGGCGTGAGCGTGTCGCCGGTGAGCTGGCGGTACACGGGCACAACGGTGTGCTCGCGCGCGAGTGCGGTGAACTCGTCGAACGTCGGACGGTGTGGCATGACAAACTCGTCGGAATGGGGACGAGTTTATTGTCGCTGACGGGGCGCTTTTCGGCGAGCGTGCGCACCTCTGCAACAAAAAGAAAGAGCGCACCGGACTTCCATCCGGTGCGCTCGACTCGGGGGCGCGTGCGGACTACTTCGGCTTGACCACTTCCATGTCGAGGCGGGCAATGAGAGCACGTGCCGTGTCGAGCGTTTCAGTGTCTCCGCTGAGGACGATCGAGTTGGTGCGCGCGTCCGCCGTCATGGTGCCGTTCGGGAACAACTTTTGAAGCACCGTGACCAGTTCTTCGGCTTTTGCGTGCTTTAATGTGAACACGTTGACGAACGCATCCGGCTTCCCTGGCGTTCCCGAACCGCCACTCACGCGGGGAGCCGCGGGGGCATCGAGTTCCGCGATCCGCTTGAGCGCGCTCTTGAGGTCATCAGGTGCGCTCGCGACGATCAGGACCGCGTTCGTGGTGCGTTCGGCCGCGATTCGCAAACCCTTCTTCTCGAATTCCTTTTGAATTACCTTCACCACGCCGTCCGCGCTCGCGTTTTTTAGCGCGACAGCTGCGCTGTCACTGCTGGAGCTGCCATGAAGCCCCCCGGCGCTACTGTTACCGCTACCACCACTGCCCCCGGGCGCTGCGCCACGAGCGGCTTCGCTTCGAGCGTGGTACTTGAGGTACTCGGCTTTGGTCATCGTGCCCTTTTCGGGGAGCGGAACGCCGCCCGTTCGTTCGGTCATGCTTTTCAGGAAATCGCGCGTTTGTGGGGGGATCGCGCCGAGATCCACGGTGTCACCGGTGCTGTTCGTGAGCCGTTGGAGCATCGCCCAACTACGCTCGGGGTCTGCCGACGCGCCGCGATTGCCACCGCCGCCCGGGCCACCGCTGGTGCCGCCACCGCCACCGAAGTTTCCTCCGAATCCGCCGCTACCTCCCCCGCCTCCTGGGAAGTTGCTTCCACTACCGCCGAAGCCCCCGCCGCCCGGGAATCCGCCGCCGCCACCGACCCCACCTCCTCCGGGGAACCCGCCTCCGCCCGGTTGACCGACCCCGCCTCCACCGAAACTGCCACCACCTCCACCACCGAACCCACCGAAGGGATTGAAGCCGCTCGCGCCGCCCTTGGATTTCTTGAACACGAGCACGAGTTCCGCCGGTCCGAAGCGCTCGGACGAACAGAACTCCCACCCGTCCTTGCCGTGCTGCGTGATGGCCGACTCGAACGCTTTACGGTCGCTCCTCACGTCCACGAACTTGTATTCCCACGCAGGCGAAGGAGCTGTGTTCGTTCTACCGGAGCCGTTGGAGCTCGCGGTCGTGCCC
This region of Gemmata massiliana genomic DNA includes:
- a CDS encoding sigma-70 family RNA polymerase sigma factor, which produces MTTLLHAVARRAEAITPDADLLARFTRDRDHAAFEELVRRHGPLVWAVCRHMLPDHADAEDAFQAVFLALVRSAATIRDGRTVPAWLHGVAVRVATRAKRSGARRRQREQIASHAESERPVASASWDALVRSVHEEVQQLPEVERTAFVMCDLEGVSQPDAAARLGWPLGSLSGRLCKARQRLMERLSARGVAPAVAIGIGVTASTTGAVPGRLFNVVRAFPSTPTAASKAASVLARGFTEGITMRVKLMVASVVITTLGLTSGAALLSKADAQPPGGGTGTGSSSGTSATTTGGSTSTGSSGSSTTTSSTSSADDSGTNSGTTASSNGSGRTNTAPSPAWEYKFVDVRSDRKAFESAITQHGKDGWEFCSSERFGPAELVLVFKKSKGGASGFNPFGGFGGGGGGSFGGGGVGQPGGGGFPGGGGVGGGGGFPGGGGFGGSGSNFPGGGGGSGGFGGNFGGGGGTSGGPGGGGNRGASADPERSWAMLQRLTNSTGDTVDLGAIPPQTRDFLKSMTERTGGVPLPEKGTMTKAEYLKYHARSEAARGAAPGGSGGSGNSSAGGLHGSSSSDSAAVALKNASADGVVKVIQKEFEKKGLRIAAERTTNAVLIVASAPDDLKSALKRIAELDAPAAPRVSGGSGTPGKPDAFVNVFTLKHAKAEELVTVLQKLFPNGTMTADARTNSIVLSGDTETLDTARALIARLDMEVVKPK